One Salmo trutta chromosome 26, fSalTru1.1, whole genome shotgun sequence DNA window includes the following coding sequences:
- the lpar5b gene encoding lysophosphatidic acid receptor 4, with protein MNNTYDTLEDSAPELSCVNAVYTASAAVYGCVMVLGLPLNAVSLWVLLRRHGLKSSSDVFMSHLALSDLLLVLSLPTRVYFYTTGTWPLGIQACTATTMLFRNNIRSSAVFITFIGLDRLLAVVYPLRTRHIRTTTNAWKACVFIWVLIVVVNIPEALYFISQMKSCNATDKCFEFTQECALNVQIAGYVQFGLVFAMLGVNVVSTAMVSWTLHRHLSDAARVNNKMNVMLIFTINLLMFIVFFLPSSIVVTLSIRKAIMPMFCLASINCCLDPLLYYFSLDAFWKKKERCDVEVSLARSD; from the coding sequence atgaACAACACCTACGATACCTTAGAGGACAGCGCTCCGGAGCTGAGTTGTGTGAATGCAGTGTATACAGCCTCTGCCGCGGTGTACGGCTGTGTGATGGTGCTGGGCCTGCCGCTCAACGCCGTGTCACTGTGGGTTCTGCTCCGCCGCCACGGCCTCAAATCCTCCAGCGATGTCTTCATGAGCCACCTGGCTCTGTCTGACCTGCTGCTGGTGCTCTCCCTGCCCACCCGGGTCTACTTCTACACCACAGGCACCTGGCCCCTGGGCATCCAGGCCTGCACGGCCACCACCATGCTGTTCCGCAACAACATCCGCTCCAGCGCCGTCTTCATTACATTCATTGGCCTGGACAGGCTGCTGGCTGTGGTCTACCCTCTACGAACCCGCCACATCCGCACCACCACCAATGCCTGGAAGGCCTGCGTCTTCATCTGGGTCCTGATCGTGGTGGTCAACATCCCAGAGGCCCTCTACTTCATCAGTCAGATGAAGAGCTGTAACGCCACTGACAAATGCTTTGAATTTACTCAAGAATGTGCATTGAATGTGCAGATAGCTGGTTACGTGCAGTTCGGGCTGGTGTTTGCCATGCTGGGGGTCAACGTGGTCTCCACCGCCATGGTGTCCTGGACGCTACACAGGCACCTCAGCGATGCCGCCAGGGTCAACAATAAGATGAACGTCATGCTGATCTTCACCATCAACCTTCTGATGTTTATTGTCTTCTTCCTGCCCTCCTCCATCGTGGTGACGCTCAGTATCAGGAAGGCTATCATGCCCATGTTTTGTCTGGCCAGCATCAACTGTTGTCTAGATCCACTGTTGTACTACTTCTCTTTAGATGCTTTCTGGAAGAAGAAAGAGCGTTGTGACGTAGAGGTTTCTCTGGCCAGATCAGATTAA
- the LOC115163657 gene encoding lysophosphatidic acid receptor 6-like, which yields MPLCERDVCYIQWIVYVPTFVVGLPLNLATLWLLLFRIRRWTESTVYLSSLIINNSLLIFSLPFKIYAFGRTWGLSMGFCTFLESLVFVNIYGSIVLIVCISGDRYVSLRFPFNGKRLRSPRKAALVCLAVWVTVFAFTTPVYELHNKNTTSLHNNETRCFEGFSRETWGKKWIIVAMETVFTISTVTMLFFSVRVMQILSDMRRRNPLDEKVRDNKSVKIVLSNLVAFMLCFIPYHVAAVVYFLAKNRTENPDVINPLRDFVHISTCLGSVNCLTDGVCYYFILKENLLTASQERRRMSTRGNNVAKPGEINQHPMDNIMVKGPGETGSDTQVTGDR from the coding sequence ATGCCACTGTGTGAAAGGGACGTGTGCTATATACAATGGATTGTCTACGTCCCCACATTCGTGGTGGGTTTACCCCTCAACCTGGCCACCCTGTGGCTCCTCCTCTTCAGGATCCGTCGATGGACTGAGTCCACAGTGTACCTCAGCAGTCTGATCATCAACAACAGCCTTCTCATCTTTTCTCTGCCCTTCAAGATATACGCTTTCGGCCGCACCTGGGGCCTTAGCATGGGCTTCTGCACCTTCCTGGAGAGCCTGGTGTTCGTCAACATCTATGGGAGCATCGTACTGATCGTGTGCATCTCGGGCGACCGATATGTTTCTCTGCGGTTTCCATTCAACGGCAAACGTCTGCGCTCGCCACGGAAGGCTGCCCTGGTATGCCTGGCTGTGTGGGTGACGGTATTCGCTTTCACCACACCCGTCTATGAGCTACACAACAAAAACACCACTAGCCTGCACAACAATGAAACCAGGTGTTTCGAGGGATTCTCCAGGGAAACCTGGGGGAAGAAATGGATCATTGTCGCCATGGAGACGGTGTTCACAATCAGCACTGTCACTATGTTGTTCTTCTCGGTGCGCGTGATGCAGATCCTGAGTGACATGCGGCGTCGGAACCCGCTGGACGAGAAGGTGAGGGACAACAAGTCTGTGAAGATCGTCCTGAGCAACCTGGTGGCCTTCATGCTGTGCTTCATCCCGTACCACGTGGCTGCAGTCGTCTACTTCCTGGCCAAGAACCGCACAGAGAACCCAGACGTCATCAACCCCCTCAGAGACTTCGTCCACATCAGCACCTGTCTGGGCAGTGTCAACTGTCTGACGGACGGGGTCTGCTACTACTTCATCCTGAAGGAGAACCTGCTGACTGCCagccaggagaggaggaggatgtccaCTAGAGGGAACAATGTGGCAAAGCCTGGGGAAATCAACCAGCATCCGATGGACAACATCATGGTCAAGGGACCCGGAGAGACAGGATCAGACACTCAGGTCACTGGAGATCGATAG